A genomic region of Vanessa tameamea isolate UH-Manoa-2023 chromosome 11, ilVanTame1 primary haplotype, whole genome shotgun sequence contains the following coding sequences:
- the LOC113400930 gene encoding uncharacterized protein LOC113400930 — protein sequence MLRIIFALSLANFCLCLDQSAVLYNEVFAYHNETYFKAEFAYQVVQKIFNAFNQWFFTITFCDFTYFENRILKYTENYGYGYPVMLLNGCQNLNTTKVKPRLNRHGQTAYLVTSDDLTIDDSEYAIEALTRTGVFKPRSAVIFVINVPVQVDSYFYYSMMNHFQLLWSRSITNSIVVLWSDRLRMYSYNPFYKEIREITDIKDISRYLSRLYNDLYGYKLRLSVFRKIYTSDDTGPIYCNSVLAKTIMKQLNATCIPLPPRDENTVGDLLENGTATGVTADLLDGYTDLELNSRILKNSYYGYIDTTYPLIQDELCFLVKKSMKQSTFMTTLKLISVDMLMLFIFTVIIFIVITVITRRVETNICIIVDKRSTSETILDLVKCFIRQTVDMKFSGPIFRMLVLLIMIYSLVVDCAIDGIITSAITYPRFKPDINSIPEIFQTNLTIGVHTRHLKLFKRSLSDEYSEELLKKIEVMNDKKIKKIIENREFKYAMLLRKSDAEYISRKPSNVVDGRPLYHTMLDCPVPCSIVFGLRYGSPYLQRLNYIFNHLNQGGILQYWMKSDEYTLFQTRNKILLADDSKDKKPLNTNNLKEVFIVWSIGILISTFIFLAETLVYHINKIPHL from the exons ATGCTTCGTATCATATTTGCCTTGAGTCTTGCGAATTTTTGCTTATGTCTTGATCAATCTGCTGTGCTTTACAATGAAGTATTCGCCTATCATAACGAAACGTATTTTAAAGCTGAGTTTGCGTATCAAGTTgttcagaaaatatttaacgCATTTAACCAATGGTTTTTCACTATTACTTTTTGTGATTTCACTTACTTCGAAAATAGAATACTAAAATACACTGAAAATTATGGCTACGGTTATCCCGTCATGCTTTTGAATGGTTGCCAGAATCTTAATACTACCAAAGTGAAACCGAGACTAAATAGGCATGGCCAAACTGCTTATCTAGTCACTTCAGATGATTTAACTATTGATGACAGTGAATACGCGATAGAGGCTCTAACAAGAACTGGAGTTTTTAAACCAAGATCTGCTGTGATATTCGTTATAAATGTACCCGTCCAAGTCGATAGCTATTTCTATTATTCGATGATGaatcattttcaattattatggAGTAGGAGCATAACGAATTCTATTGTAGTTTTATGGTCAGATCGTCTGAGAATGTATTCATACAATCCTTTTTACAAAGAGATAAGGGAAATTACAGATATTAAGGATATCAGTAGATACCTTTCTCGATTATATAATGATCTCTACGGATATAAACTAAGATTAAGTGTTTTTAGAAAAATCTATACTTCAGATGATACGGGACCAATATACTGCAATTCAGTACTCGCTAAAACAATCATGAAACAACTAAATGCGACGTGCATACCTCTCCCTCCAAGAGATGAAAACACAGTGGGAGACTTATTAGAAAATGGTACTGCAACTGGAGTCACAGCTGACCTGCTAGACGGATACACTGATTTAGAATTAAACTCTCGAATTTTAAAGAATTCTTACTATGGTTACATCGATACGACATATCCATTGATTCAAGACGAACTATGTTTCCTGGTGAAAAAATCTATGAAACAATCCACGTTTATGACAacattaaaacttatatcagtCGACATGTTGATGCTCTTCATATTTActgttatcatttttattgtaataaccGTAATTACCCGTAGGGTCGAGACCAATATTTGCATAATAGTCGATAAGAGATCTACTTCTGAGACAATTTTGGACTTAGTTAAGTGTTTCATAAGACAGACAGTTGACATGAAATTTTCTGGTCCGATTTTTAGGATGTTGGTCTTGTTAATTATGATATACTCTTTGGTCGTAGATTGCGCTATTGAT ggtATTATCACTTCAGCTATAACATATCCAAGATTTAAACCAGACATAAACAGTATACCTGAAATATTCCAGACAAATTTAACCATTGGCGTACATACccgacatttaaaattattcaagagAAGCTTAAGCGATGAATATTCCGAAgaacttttgaaaaaaatcgaAGTAATGaatgataagaaaataaaaaagattattgaAAATAGAGAATTTAAATATGCGATGTTATTAAGAAAATCAGATGCAGAATACATTAGTCGGAAACCTTCGAATGTCGTCGATGGAAGACCGCTTTATCATACAATGTTAGACTGTCCAGTGCCCTGTTCAATTGTTTTCGGCTTACGCTACGGAAGTCCATATTTACAAAggcttaattatatattcaaccaTTTAAATCAAGGAGGAATATTACAATATTGGATGAAATCAGATGAGTATACTCTCTTTCAAACTCGCAATAAGATACTTTTGGCTGACGACAGCAAAGATAAAAAACCCTTAAATACGAATAATCTAAAGGAGGTTTTCATAGTTTGGTCAATAGGGATTTTAATAAGCACGTTTATTTTTCTTGCTGAAACTTTAGTGTACcacattaataaaataccacACTTGTAA